A portion of the Chlamydia caviae GPIC genome contains these proteins:
- a CDS encoding alpha/beta hydrolase — protein sequence MRKLSAFISLFFIIANAPQAEAIKIPGFPEIPDSLLVINKTKTPKNEICRAVNIQSGEHNLVGTLHLPTTPMPEDGYPMVILLHGFRGSAVGGLTGSYRKIARTLAQVGIASVRFDMAGCGNSEGITTEVPIGTYLKNGEDILNYVLQYPEIDQNRLGLAGFSLGCHTAFHLARFYHPKEFQIKAISIWAPVADGAILFKEMYEAVKNNSSIVGNLGKDFGFGPAPLVVCEEDVGDFLSLQDHIVLNSLPTKIPVLHLQGLEDNLVSLTQRDLFKNTAPGNTEFKTYEDTDHNLGSSPHLTVIIDDIVEHFLSNL from the coding sequence ATGCGCAAATTATCCGCATTTATTTCTTTATTTTTCATAATAGCAAATGCACCGCAAGCGGAAGCCATTAAAATCCCCGGATTCCCAGAAATCCCCGACTCCTTACTTGTCATCAATAAAACAAAGACTCCGAAAAATGAAATTTGTCGAGCGGTCAACATACAAAGTGGAGAACACAATCTTGTAGGCACTTTACACTTACCAACAACTCCTATGCCGGAAGATGGTTATCCCATGGTTATCCTATTGCATGGATTCAGGGGTAGTGCCGTTGGCGGCTTAACAGGATCTTATAGGAAAATTGCACGCACTTTAGCTCAAGTAGGCATTGCTAGTGTACGCTTTGATATGGCTGGGTGCGGCAATAGCGAAGGCATTACTACCGAAGTGCCTATTGGCACCTATTTAAAGAATGGCGAAGACATTCTTAATTACGTATTGCAATATCCTGAAATCGATCAGAATCGCTTAGGTCTTGCAGGTTTCTCTTTAGGATGCCATACAGCATTTCATTTAGCACGCTTCTATCATCCAAAAGAATTTCAGATTAAAGCTATAAGTATTTGGGCACCGGTTGCTGATGGCGCGATTCTATTTAAAGAGATGTACGAAGCTGTGAAGAACAACTCTTCTATTGTGGGGAATCTTGGAAAAGATTTTGGATTTGGCCCTGCTCCCCTAGTGGTATGTGAAGAGGATGTTGGAGATTTTCTCTCCCTTCAGGATCATATTGTTTTAAACTCTCTGCCTACGAAAATTCCTGTTTTACATCTACAAGGTCTCGAGGATAATTTGGTTTCACTAACCCAGAGAGATTTATTTAAAAATACGGCCCCAGGAAATACAGAATTCAAAACCTATGAAGATACTGACCATAATCTTGGATCCTCACCGCACCTAACCGTGATCATTGACGACATTGTTGAGCATTTTCTATCTAATTTATAA
- the leuS gene encoding leucine--tRNA ligase has protein sequence MRYDPSLIEKKWQEFWKEHKSFEADEASDKPKYYVLDMFPYPSGAGLHVGHLIGYTATDIVARYKRAKGYAVLHPMGWDSFGLPAEQYAVRTGTHPRETTQKNIENFRKQLSAMGFSYDEGREFATSDPDYYRWTQKLFLFLYEKGLAYMADMAVNYCPELGTVLSNEEVENGLSVEGGYPVERRMLRQWILRITAYSDQLLEGLEDLDWPENVKQLQRNWIGKSEGALVRFEVNNERFLEVFTTRPDTIGGVSFLVVAPEHPEVNRLISENQREAVESYIRAAQSKSERDRISETKVKTGVFTGTYAKHPVTGADIPIWISDYVILGYGSGVVMGVPAHDERDREFAEAFSLPIYEVLDKDECCIHSNHGDFLLDGLAGQEARDYVIAYLQKKNLGEAKVAYKLRDWLFSRQRYWGEPIPIIHFEDGTCRPLEDDELPLLPPEIQDYRPEGFGQGPLAKVKEWVDIHDTKTNRRGRRETHTMPQWAGSCWYYLRFCDAHNSQAPWSNENERYWMPVDLYIGGAEHAVLHLLYSRFWHRVFYEAGMVSTAEPFKKLINQGLVLATSYRIPGKGYVYPEDAREDNGVWMSASGEELEVRQEKMSKSKLNGVDPQILIDEFGADALRMYAMFSGPLDKNKLWSNQGVSGCRRFLNRFYEMATSASVQDVDDPKGMALAHRLVHRVGEDIEKMSLNTIPSSFMEFINEFVKLDIYPRSALAMVVQALAPIAPHISEELWTVLGYAPGIDAAGWPKVDPKYLEDTSVTFVIQVNGKLRARLDMDKATSKEDVLSLAREAVAKYLEGKEVKKEVFVPNRLVNFVL, from the coding sequence ATGCGGTACGATCCTAGTTTGATAGAAAAAAAATGGCAGGAATTTTGGAAGGAGCACAAAAGCTTCGAGGCAGATGAGGCCAGTGATAAACCTAAATATTATGTATTAGATATGTTCCCCTATCCTTCTGGAGCAGGGTTGCATGTCGGTCATTTGATAGGTTATACCGCTACAGATATCGTAGCCCGCTATAAAAGAGCTAAAGGATATGCAGTTTTACATCCCATGGGTTGGGATAGTTTCGGATTGCCTGCAGAACAGTATGCTGTGAGGACGGGTACACATCCTAGAGAAACGACACAAAAGAATATAGAAAATTTTAGAAAGCAACTTTCTGCTATGGGCTTTTCCTATGATGAGGGTAGGGAATTTGCTACTAGTGATCCCGATTACTATCGTTGGACGCAAAAGCTATTCCTTTTTCTTTATGAGAAGGGCCTTGCCTATATGGCGGACATGGCGGTCAATTATTGCCCAGAGCTTGGGACGGTTTTATCTAATGAAGAAGTAGAAAATGGTTTGTCTGTGGAAGGAGGCTATCCCGTAGAGCGTAGAATGTTGCGCCAGTGGATTTTGCGTATTACAGCATACTCCGATCAGCTTTTGGAGGGTCTAGAAGATCTCGATTGGCCAGAAAATGTTAAACAGCTTCAGAGAAATTGGATAGGTAAGTCAGAAGGGGCTCTTGTTCGTTTCGAAGTAAATAATGAGAGATTTTTAGAAGTATTTACAACCCGTCCCGACACTATAGGTGGCGTATCGTTTTTAGTGGTTGCTCCCGAGCATCCCGAAGTGAATCGATTGATTTCTGAGAATCAACGTGAAGCTGTAGAGAGCTATATCCGTGCTGCTCAAAGTAAAAGTGAAAGGGATCGCATAAGTGAGACTAAGGTAAAAACCGGAGTATTTACAGGAACCTATGCTAAGCATCCTGTAACCGGTGCAGATATTCCTATTTGGATTTCAGATTATGTCATCTTAGGTTATGGCTCTGGAGTTGTTATGGGTGTTCCTGCTCATGATGAAAGAGATAGAGAATTTGCAGAAGCTTTCTCTTTACCTATTTATGAAGTTCTCGATAAAGATGAGTGCTGTATTCATAGTAACCACGGAGATTTTCTTTTAGACGGTCTTGCAGGCCAAGAAGCTCGTGACTATGTGATTGCTTATTTACAAAAGAAAAATTTAGGAGAGGCTAAGGTTGCGTATAAACTACGTGACTGGCTGTTTTCTCGCCAAAGATATTGGGGAGAGCCGATTCCTATTATTCACTTTGAAGATGGCACCTGCCGTCCTTTGGAAGACGATGAACTTCCTTTACTGCCTCCTGAAATTCAGGACTACCGTCCAGAAGGTTTCGGTCAAGGACCTTTGGCAAAGGTAAAAGAGTGGGTGGATATTCATGATACAAAGACCAACCGTCGAGGAAGACGGGAAACGCATACGATGCCGCAATGGGCAGGATCCTGTTGGTATTACTTACGTTTTTGTGATGCGCACAATTCTCAAGCTCCCTGGTCTAATGAAAATGAAAGGTATTGGATGCCTGTAGATTTATATATTGGGGGCGCAGAACACGCAGTTTTACATCTGTTGTATTCGCGTTTTTGGCATCGAGTATTTTATGAAGCTGGTATGGTTTCTACTGCAGAGCCGTTTAAAAAACTGATAAATCAAGGTTTAGTTCTAGCGACTTCTTATCGAATTCCTGGTAAGGGTTATGTTTATCCTGAAGATGCTCGTGAAGATAATGGTGTATGGATGAGTGCTTCTGGAGAAGAATTAGAAGTGCGTCAGGAAAAAATGTCTAAATCTAAGCTCAATGGAGTAGATCCTCAGATTCTTATCGATGAATTTGGTGCAGATGCATTGCGTATGTATGCAATGTTTTCAGGACCCTTAGATAAGAATAAGCTTTGGTCTAATCAAGGTGTTTCTGGCTGCAGACGCTTTCTCAATCGTTTCTACGAAATGGCGACATCAGCTTCTGTTCAGGATGTAGATGATCCTAAAGGGATGGCTTTAGCACATAGATTGGTTCACCGTGTTGGTGAAGATATTGAAAAAATGTCTTTAAACACCATTCCATCCTCTTTCATGGAATTCATAAATGAATTTGTGAAACTTGATATTTATCCTAGATCAGCTTTAGCTATGGTTGTACAAGCTTTAGCTCCTATAGCACCGCACATTAGTGAGGAGCTATGGACAGTCTTGGGTTATGCTCCTGGTATAGATGCTGCGGGGTGGCCAAAAGTAGATCCTAAATATTTAGAAGACACTTCAGTGACATTTGTCATACAGGTAAATGGGAAACTGCGTGCTCGTTTAGATATGGATAAAGCGACTTCTAAGGAAGATGTCTTGTCTTTGGCAAGAGAAGCGGTCGCTAAATATCTAGAAGGTAAAGAGGTTAAAAAGGAAGTTTTTGTTCCTAATAGATTGGTGAATTTCGTTCTATGA
- a CDS encoding FAD-dependent oxidoreductase: MTDVLVIGANPTGLILANMLIQHGILAKVIDHRDSPDDPGFIDCRELPVVLSCSSLELLDNAGLLDNFIEKCHKLFGARYHWKKRTVLFKFNQASESRFPFSLSTSYQELTKHLIHKFEEQGGTIDWGTRPITLVDNSIFIESTKTSQNFENREIYNPKWVIAAEADADPDIRDLFKTQLKPRKQAKEVLFVDCDEGEPFEESHIHLVPSSKSFLNFVFYNHEKGSKQLCLTNTSYPLSIKHKQKLLYNYNLAVADEHYHIKSVFHQYPTDHNNFLFVGSLANNLAFSYLTGINSNIHAAFNLTWKLIPVLKKAASKHLITAKEHESGNILPHFSENRQRRAKNLLFSNPYAPALMYYFLKGCRQLDVFGGEYYYPPHKALKYQNSDIIKMSSQDKEILGPDPGMRAINAQLDNGSYLLDGLKSTKHLLIFFKERNDLEQALKEEYGEWLEVIVTKEQKIANLYHANPDSLFIIRPDCYIGYRTHKFKLHELISYLLRIFAAEKVD, translated from the coding sequence ATGACAGATGTATTAGTCATAGGTGCAAACCCCACGGGTCTCATTTTAGCAAACATGCTAATTCAGCATGGCATCCTTGCAAAAGTTATAGACCATCGAGATTCTCCAGACGATCCTGGTTTTATAGACTGTAGGGAGCTGCCTGTTGTTTTGTCTTGTTCTTCTTTAGAATTACTAGATAACGCAGGCTTATTGGATAATTTCATAGAGAAATGTCATAAGCTCTTTGGTGCTCGTTATCACTGGAAGAAACGCACAGTCTTATTTAAATTCAATCAAGCGTCAGAGTCTCGTTTCCCTTTTTCTTTATCCACCTCCTATCAAGAGCTAACCAAACACCTTATTCATAAGTTTGAAGAACAAGGGGGAACCATTGATTGGGGTACGCGTCCCATTACTTTGGTAGACAATAGCATCTTTATTGAGAGTACTAAGACATCACAAAATTTCGAAAATCGAGAAATTTATAATCCTAAGTGGGTAATTGCTGCTGAAGCTGATGCCGATCCTGATATTCGTGACCTCTTTAAAACCCAACTAAAACCACGCAAACAGGCAAAAGAAGTTCTATTTGTTGACTGTGATGAAGGTGAGCCTTTTGAAGAAAGTCACATCCATCTTGTTCCTAGCTCAAAAAGCTTCTTAAATTTTGTATTTTACAACCATGAGAAAGGGTCCAAGCAGCTTTGTTTAACTAATACCTCCTATCCACTATCAATCAAGCATAAGCAAAAGCTTCTCTATAATTATAATCTTGCTGTTGCTGATGAGCATTATCATATAAAATCCGTGTTTCATCAGTATCCTACGGACCATAACAACTTCCTATTTGTTGGTAGCCTAGCCAACAACTTGGCTTTCTCTTACCTTACGGGAATAAATTCGAATATCCATGCGGCCTTCAACTTAACATGGAAGCTTATCCCTGTTTTAAAAAAGGCTGCGTCAAAACACCTCATAACCGCTAAAGAACATGAAAGTGGGAATATTCTTCCCCATTTTAGCGAGAACAGGCAAAGACGCGCTAAAAATCTATTATTCTCCAATCCTTATGCCCCCGCCCTTATGTATTATTTCTTAAAGGGCTGCCGTCAACTGGATGTTTTTGGAGGAGAGTATTATTATCCCCCTCACAAGGCATTGAAATATCAAAATAGTGATATTATTAAGATGTCTTCTCAAGATAAAGAAATTCTTGGTCCTGACCCTGGAATGCGTGCTATTAATGCGCAGCTGGATAATGGGAGTTATTTATTAGATGGTTTGAAGAGCACCAAGCACCTTCTGATCTTCTTTAAGGAACGTAACGACCTAGAACAGGCTCTCAAAGAAGAATACGGGGAATGGTTAGAGGTCATTGTTACTAAAGAACAAAAGATTGCTAATCTTTATCATGCAAATCCGGACTCGTTATTTATTATCCGTCCTGATTGCTACATCGGTTATAGAACTCATAAGTTCAAATTACATGAACTTATTTCGTATCTCTTGCGGATCTTTGCCGCTGAGAAAGTAGATTAA
- a CDS encoding membrane protein, whose translation MSIFLANGDTNQNPQGASFLQASSASPLSPEATGIRASLTTQETLLHTVEREIAAMEKTDLKKMRLYKVALVILTVIGMAILFVLPVAMVFNVAIWIPIVITIGVSLVCGAVSNKLRARCQEIRLKYRSLQVYRRHLFNKHPDLKRSTLSKYHIELPKGGSLKEKLLAQLRPDKHQNSFDGGASLDQSLGLAGEINSRYQCEALLGVDRVDNTVWEKRLTDVLNAKVELLKNNSAYAALRGLSNSALKESGLDLPSLLPGMNFIDLGKSLMSICGFGNKVGLEIRQSIDQYERMYSHSKTLSSWLYEVSPATRVYLSQERQTVDVTLDMFTKLQTHINKMQFADWVVHFDSWQKDVCAFAADPTNLDVHKKIVSAANKLCIHEGVNQDRQVVVRNILMQIEDVIAQHQSGNIENLNRIKTSLEESIQAEFKEMRKSLGNKHADSANLLHGVEKEFIGYLASLGDVKLLFDKIYKCIQLGKFVRMDMEKAVQRHPDNQRIRILSSIDQLLELVNRDTWGSISAKSVEEILEEKNEIIRGLERSRQKVEQWSEKYNLFKSQKMTRIFMSDFSEGYSTIESEIDKLQKTHHKASDVSDFIDGCRSFLDTIYGALGGSQNLPTKEEITAWSEEFKALISELDSVLPDIQSAGQRIQAEGTSGKSMLLQAITSRESSLKAASKKKEAELVAAIKGRRPGPRESIATLLDDSIAQMQALLGGMADLEQSLKDPNNIAVEEVVRSSDHLFSIMHDSKSSKLGDLETLLSARSEGVASTAATELGEAAESAAQTVSDTQKVGKNFWETRNKDLDSLLKQVQKIANKWNMGQSIVMFIAGLLLLVVSLSLLSLQMVWLPVGLSALALILQILPMFFNHVIEKKVFDVRAASLAKDMLPSTKILPSELDNSDVERLSRIQDILQLEGYEQAWARGVIKDIDGPLANKKDDFKKTIKDLKSASKSLDKGIKKRFGTKNLQNVVEGEKSAEVLQPAASIQQVVQPSDPARAIAIAARQHHLDQLIIEIDRIEKEENKIVDYRLRYGVEKARYEQQSAYRHLLRRQFEEGKEQFPALEKKLVESRGMVDICAQALSQSPVSETDPQEINSKLDLLTLLIFKIYNSQDDAAVRDAKNSFDALVKEAANRGYLQELQDALELSACLGNNDMRFDQTRREQLARLQPARAASVGRVERSAVGEQELEVRKKVLDVLGIGYISPFLEFSSSTIYGKGSSAVQEALKELQLLKVKIDSGDEISPEEYKKAKRSLSSYLGLERKLSPLAYGRVLGDENFVKSAQMMREKHSLQEIVGLNTAIGRHELCSLAIKRIDKWITQRVNRGENRNLVANVLESLRACDSSGSSANQEKIREFYGKLVKLPKYVLIRIIKDFRVQSLLVTQKIQDIKELQKQFIKASCVVENRERILAETRAGCEEELRNLSELLARLQLSKQELIAERDAIRNKLFSDEIDD comes from the coding sequence GTGTCTATTTTCCTAGCCAACGGAGATACTAATCAAAATCCTCAAGGGGCATCGTTTCTTCAAGCTTCCTCAGCATCTCCTTTGAGTCCGGAAGCTACGGGAATCCGCGCTTCATTAACTACCCAGGAAACTCTTTTACATACCGTGGAGAGAGAGATTGCTGCTATGGAAAAGACGGATCTTAAGAAGATGCGTTTATATAAGGTAGCTCTGGTTATTTTGACAGTGATTGGAATGGCGATTCTCTTTGTCCTTCCTGTGGCTATGGTCTTCAATGTAGCTATATGGATACCTATCGTGATTACCATAGGAGTATCTTTAGTTTGTGGAGCCGTCAGTAACAAGCTAAGAGCGCGTTGTCAGGAAATAAGATTAAAATATCGTTCTCTACAGGTATATCGTAGACATTTATTTAATAAACACCCAGATCTGAAACGTTCGACCTTATCTAAGTATCATATAGAGCTTCCTAAAGGGGGATCATTAAAAGAGAAGCTACTGGCGCAATTGCGTCCAGATAAGCATCAAAACTCCTTTGATGGGGGAGCTTCTTTAGATCAAAGTTTAGGTTTAGCTGGGGAAATAAATTCACGTTATCAATGTGAAGCGCTTCTTGGTGTGGATAGGGTTGATAATACGGTTTGGGAAAAACGCCTTACCGATGTGTTGAACGCTAAAGTAGAGTTGTTAAAAAATAATTCTGCCTATGCAGCATTGCGAGGTCTTTCTAACTCAGCCCTGAAAGAATCCGGATTGGATCTACCTTCACTACTTCCCGGGATGAATTTCATAGATCTCGGTAAATCTTTAATGAGCATTTGTGGATTTGGGAATAAAGTTGGTTTGGAGATTCGCCAATCTATCGATCAATATGAGCGTATGTATTCACACAGTAAGACGCTTTCCTCTTGGTTATATGAGGTATCTCCAGCAACACGAGTTTACCTATCTCAGGAACGGCAAACTGTCGATGTTACCTTGGATATGTTCACAAAGCTACAGACGCATATCAATAAAATGCAGTTTGCTGATTGGGTAGTGCATTTTGATAGTTGGCAAAAGGATGTCTGCGCATTCGCTGCGGATCCTACAAATCTTGATGTACATAAAAAAATTGTATCGGCTGCTAACAAGCTCTGCATACATGAGGGTGTGAACCAGGATCGCCAGGTTGTGGTGAGAAATATTCTTATGCAGATTGAGGATGTGATCGCGCAACATCAATCTGGGAATATAGAAAATCTCAATAGAATAAAAACATCTCTTGAGGAATCTATACAGGCAGAATTCAAGGAGATGCGTAAATCTCTCGGAAACAAACATGCAGACTCAGCGAATTTATTGCATGGTGTGGAGAAAGAATTTATTGGTTATCTTGCAAGTCTAGGGGATGTCAAACTTCTATTCGATAAGATCTATAAGTGTATCCAGCTTGGAAAGTTTGTCCGTATGGATATGGAGAAGGCTGTCCAAAGACATCCCGATAATCAACGTATTAGGATTTTAAGTTCTATCGATCAGTTATTAGAATTAGTGAACAGAGATACTTGGGGATCTATATCTGCAAAATCCGTAGAAGAAATTCTCGAAGAAAAAAATGAGATTATACGGGGATTAGAAAGGTCACGCCAGAAGGTCGAACAGTGGAGTGAGAAATACAATCTCTTTAAATCTCAGAAGATGACGCGAATCTTCATGAGTGATTTTTCTGAGGGCTATTCTACAATAGAGTCTGAAATTGATAAATTACAGAAAACACATCATAAAGCCTCTGATGTTAGCGATTTTATAGACGGCTGTCGTAGCTTTTTAGATACTATCTATGGGGCTCTTGGAGGTTCTCAAAATCTTCCTACTAAAGAAGAGATCACGGCATGGTCTGAAGAGTTTAAAGCTCTAATTAGTGAATTAGATAGTGTGCTTCCTGATATTCAGTCTGCGGGGCAAAGAATACAAGCTGAGGGGACTTCAGGGAAGTCCATGTTATTACAGGCGATTACTAGCAGAGAGTCGTCTTTAAAGGCTGCTTCTAAGAAAAAAGAAGCAGAACTTGTAGCTGCGATTAAAGGGAGACGTCCTGGACCTAGGGAAAGTATCGCTACTTTACTCGATGATAGCATTGCGCAGATGCAGGCGCTTCTTGGAGGGATGGCAGATTTAGAGCAGTCCTTAAAAGACCCCAATAACATCGCTGTTGAAGAGGTAGTTCGCTCTTCTGATCATCTATTTTCGATTATGCATGACTCTAAATCTTCTAAACTGGGAGATTTAGAAACGCTATTATCAGCGCGTAGCGAAGGTGTAGCTTCTACAGCGGCTACGGAGTTGGGAGAGGCTGCAGAAAGTGCTGCACAGACAGTGAGTGATACCCAAAAGGTCGGAAAGAATTTCTGGGAAACACGAAATAAAGATTTAGATAGCCTCTTAAAGCAGGTACAGAAAATCGCCAATAAGTGGAATATGGGACAGTCTATTGTGATGTTCATCGCGGGTCTGCTTCTTCTTGTTGTCAGTTTATCCCTACTGTCATTGCAGATGGTATGGTTGCCTGTAGGTCTTAGCGCTCTTGCTCTTATTTTACAGATCCTTCCGATGTTCTTTAATCATGTGATTGAGAAAAAGGTTTTTGATGTACGCGCGGCTTCTCTAGCGAAAGATATGCTTCCTTCAACAAAGATCCTCCCTTCAGAATTGGATAATTCGGATGTTGAGCGTCTTTCTCGGATTCAAGATATCTTGCAGTTGGAGGGTTATGAACAAGCTTGGGCCAGGGGAGTGATTAAGGATATAGATGGTCCCCTTGCGAATAAGAAAGATGATTTCAAAAAAACGATCAAAGATCTTAAAAGCGCATCGAAATCTTTAGATAAGGGTATTAAGAAACGTTTTGGAACTAAGAATCTTCAAAATGTTGTAGAGGGTGAGAAGTCTGCTGAAGTGCTGCAGCCAGCAGCGTCCATTCAACAAGTGGTGCAACCTTCTGATCCTGCTAGAGCTATTGCTATAGCTGCACGTCAACATCATCTGGACCAGCTTATCATAGAGATTGATCGCATAGAGAAAGAGGAGAATAAGATAGTAGACTACCGTCTCCGTTATGGTGTTGAGAAGGCGCGTTATGAGCAGCAATCTGCTTATCGTCATCTGTTGCGAAGGCAATTTGAAGAGGGTAAAGAACAATTTCCAGCTTTAGAGAAGAAGCTCGTTGAGAGCCGGGGAATGGTAGATATATGTGCCCAAGCGCTATCGCAATCTCCTGTTTCAGAAACGGATCCTCAAGAAATCAACAGCAAGCTTGACCTCCTGACTCTGCTGATATTTAAGATCTACAATTCTCAGGATGATGCTGCTGTGCGGGATGCCAAAAATAGCTTTGATGCTTTAGTTAAAGAAGCTGCGAATAGAGGGTATCTCCAAGAACTCCAAGATGCGTTAGAGTTATCCGCCTGTTTAGGAAATAACGATATGAGGTTTGATCAAACCCGTAGGGAGCAGCTTGCTCGTTTACAACCTGCTAGAGCAGCTTCTGTTGGGAGAGTGGAAAGATCTGCAGTTGGTGAGCAAGAGCTTGAGGTACGTAAGAAAGTATTGGACGTCTTAGGTATAGGTTACATTTCCCCATTCCTAGAGTTCTCTTCATCCACTATTTATGGTAAGGGAAGTTCGGCGGTTCAAGAAGCCCTAAAAGAACTGCAACTTCTCAAAGTGAAAATAGATTCTGGAGATGAGATTTCTCCTGAGGAATATAAGAAGGCAAAAAGATCTCTTTCCTCTTACTTAGGTTTAGAAAGAAAGCTATCCCCATTAGCTTACGGAAGGGTATTGGGAGATGAAAACTTTGTTAAAAGCGCACAAATGATGAGAGAAAAACACTCTCTTCAAGAGATTGTTGGTCTCAATACTGCTATCGGTCGCCACGAGTTATGTTCCCTAGCAATAAAACGTATTGATAAATGGATAACGCAGAGAGTAAATAGGGGAGAAAATCGCAATCTGGTTGCTAATGTATTAGAGAGTCTCCGTGCCTGTGATAGTTCTGGCTCCTCCGCTAACCAAGAGAAGATCCGCGAGTTTTATGGCAAACTCGTCAAGCTTCCTAAGTATGTTTTAATACGTATCATAAAGGATTTCAGAGTTCAATCCCTATTGGTTACTCAAAAGATACAAGACATTAAAGAACTACAGAAGCAATTTATCAAAGCCTCCTGCGTAGTTGAAAATAGAGAGAGGATACTCGCTGAAACTCGTGCAGGTTGTGAAGAAGAGCTCAGAAATCTATCTGAGCTACTTGCAAGGCTACAGTTAAGTAAACAGGAGTTAATTGCAGAAAGGGACGCCATTCGTAATAAGTTATTCTCTGATGAGATTGACGATTAG